The following are encoded together in the Poseidonibacter lekithochrous genome:
- the sufB gene encoding Fe-S cluster assembly protein SufB yields MSKNKQLHDVINSDYKLGFETLVQSDTFAKGLNENVIKAISAKKEEPSWLLDFRLKAFKRWQKMSEPSWANLKYPKIDYQDIAYYSAPKKALDSLDEVDPEILKTYEKLGIPLEEQKQLAGVAVDAVFDSVSVKTTYQDELEKLGIIFCSISEAANNHPEILKKYLASVVPVGDNYFACLNSAVFTDGSFVYIPPNTHCPMELSTYFRINALDTGQFERTIIIADEGSYVSYNEGCSAPSRDERPLHAAVVELVALKDAQIKYSTIQNWYPGDETGKGGILNFVTKRGLCQGDNSKISWTQVETGSSLTWKYPSCVLKGDNSVGEFYSVAISSKAQQADTGTKMIHLGKNTKSTIISKGISAMHGVNAYRGLVRVGKNAHNARNISECDSLLIGNTCNAHTYPYHEIKNMSAQIEHEATTSKISDEQLFYVQQRGISAENAVSMIVNGFCKEVLKELPMEFAAEAKELLNISLEGSVG; encoded by the coding sequence ATGAGCAAAAACAAACAGCTACATGACGTTATAAATAGTGATTATAAATTAGGATTTGAGACTTTAGTACAAAGTGATACTTTTGCTAAGGGATTAAATGAAAATGTTATAAAAGCAATATCAGCAAAAAAAGAAGAACCTTCATGGTTACTTGACTTTAGACTAAAAGCATTTAAGCGTTGGCAAAAAATGAGTGAGCCATCTTGGGCAAATTTAAAATATCCAAAAATCGATTACCAAGATATCGCATATTATTCAGCACCTAAAAAAGCTTTAGATTCACTAGATGAAGTAGACCCTGAGATTTTAAAAACATATGAGAAGTTAGGGATTCCACTTGAAGAGCAAAAGCAACTTGCAGGTGTTGCAGTTGATGCTGTATTTGATTCAGTATCAGTTAAAACAACATATCAAGATGAGTTAGAAAAATTAGGAATTATCTTCTGTTCTATTTCAGAAGCCGCAAACAATCATCCAGAAATTCTAAAAAAATATTTGGCTTCAGTAGTTCCAGTGGGAGATAATTATTTTGCCTGTTTAAACTCGGCAGTATTTACAGATGGAAGTTTTGTATATATTCCACCAAATACTCACTGTCCAATGGAGTTATCAACTTACTTTAGAATCAATGCCTTAGATACAGGTCAATTTGAAAGAACTATTATCATAGCTGATGAAGGTTCTTACGTTTCATATAATGAAGGCTGTTCCGCTCCAAGTAGAGATGAAAGACCACTTCATGCCGCAGTCGTAGAATTAGTTGCCCTAAAAGATGCACAAATAAAATATTCAACTATTCAAAACTGGTATCCAGGTGATGAAACTGGAAAAGGTGGTATTTTAAACTTCGTTACAAAAAGAGGTTTATGCCAAGGTGATAATTCAAAAATATCATGGACACAAGTTGAGACAGGTTCATCTTTAACATGGAAATATCCTTCATGTGTTTTAAAAGGTGATAATTCTGTTGGTGAATTTTATTCTGTTGCCATATCTTCAAAAGCTCAACAAGCTGATACTGGAACAAAAATGATTCACTTAGGAAAAAATACAAAATCAACTATAATATCTAAAGGTATTTCAGCAATGCATGGAGTTAATGCATACAGAGGATTAGTAAGAGTTGGGAAAAATGCACATAATGCAAGAAACATCTCTGAATGTGATTCATTACTAATAGGGAATACATGTAATGCCCATACCTATCCTTATCATGAAATAAAAAATATGAGTGCTCAAATAGAACATGAAGCTACAACTTCTAAAATTTCAGATGAGCAATTATTCTATGTACAACAAAGAGGTATTAGCGCAGAGAATGCCGTATCTATGATTGTAAATGGTTTTTGTAAAGAGGTTTTAAAAGAACTTCCTATGGAATTTGCAGCAGAAGCAAAAGAATTATTAAATATATCATTAGAAGGAAGTGTTGGTTAA
- a CDS encoding amino acid ABC transporter permease: protein MNYKKTNSLSRGVYFFNLLFLAIIVITPIYLMFSNISYNFNWAHVYEYKQKFINGFIMTIIISFFALILSFIIGLFFAYAQNSKVIILRFFSRFYIEIIRGTPLLVQILIFFYVFANNLGFENRYIVGTFILAIFSGAYVSEIIRAAIQSIEKEQFETSLSLGMSNFQMYRYIIFPQAFKRMLPALTGQFASIIKDSSLLSIIAISEFTMNAQEVDAITYSTLESYIPLAIGYLALTYPISYYTKRLENNIK from the coding sequence TTGAATTATAAAAAAACAAACTCCCTATCAAGGGGAGTTTATTTCTTCAATCTTCTATTTTTAGCAATAATTGTTATTACTCCTATTTATTTGATGTTTTCAAATATTTCATATAACTTTAACTGGGCTCATGTATATGAATACAAACAAAAGTTTATTAATGGTTTTATAATGACTATTATAATCTCATTTTTTGCTTTGATTCTTAGTTTTATTATTGGTCTATTTTTTGCTTATGCACAAAACTCAAAAGTAATCATATTAAGATTTTTTTCAAGATTTTATATTGAAATTATTAGAGGAACTCCTCTTTTAGTACAGATACTTATTTTCTTTTATGTATTTGCAAATAACTTAGGTTTTGAAAATAGATATATAGTAGGAACATTTATACTTGCTATTTTTTCAGGAGCTTATGTATCTGAGATTATTAGAGCTGCAATTCAATCAATTGAGAAAGAACAATTTGAAACAAGTTTAAGTCTTGGAATGTCAAATTTTCAGATGTATAGATATATTATCTTTCCTCAGGCTTTTAAAAGAATGTTGCCTGCATTAACAGGTCAATTTGCTTCTATTATCAAAGATTCTTCACTATTATCTATTATTGCTATTAGTGAATTTACTATGAATGCACAAGAAGTTGATGCTATTACTTATTCAACTTTAGAGAGTTATATTCCCCTAGCTATTGGGTATTTAGCACTTACTTACCCTATTTCTTATTATACAAAAAGACTAGAAAACAATATTAAATAA